In Gossypium arboreum isolate Shixiya-1 chromosome 6, ASM2569848v2, whole genome shotgun sequence, the following are encoded in one genomic region:
- the LOC108485570 gene encoding CSC1-like protein RXW8, with product MDVSDLLTSAGINIAICVVLLSLYSILRKQPGNACVYFTRRLVSEPVRGTGDISCFERFVPSTGWIAKAWQATDEEILAVGGVDAVAFMRIVVFSIRVFIIAAVICLFIVLPVNYYGQDMQHKEIHSESLEVFTIGNVKEDSKWLWVHCLALYLISCSACVLLYSDYKSITKMRLAHITGSPPNPSHFTVLVRGVPWSPDNSYSNSVEQFFSTYYPESYLSHQMVYGSCTVDKLMKDAERMYRMLKSIDPRFLDRSLPYCIPGGAAHPFMVLNLRADSVSSSTSMDRLQSSQRRKECPAAFVFFRTRYAALVAAQVLQSSNPMLWVTELAPEPHDVYWSNLSIPYKQVWLRKITTLIASVVFMFLFLLPVTFVQGLTQLEHLDQLSRRVPFLKGILKQEFIHRVVTGYLPSVILMLFLYAVPPTMMLFSAMEGNISRSQRKRSACIKVLYFTIWNVFFVNVLSGSIIRQLTVFSSFKDAPTQLARAVPTQATFFTTYVLSSGWASLSCEIMQPFPLICNFFRKFILRTKVEPSSCALTFPHHTEIPRLLLFVHIGFTCSIMAPLILPFLLVFFFLAFLVYRNQILNVYVRKYESGGEFWPIVHNSAIFSLLLTQVIALGIFGIKRSPVASGFIIPLILLTLLFNEYCRQRFSPVFKRRPAQILIEMDQQDEQLGRKEEIRNQIRSAYFQNPIISHQVSINSNLPLSRNTSHHQGDEDNLHGLKSLKPFRNSTRSIR from the exons ATGGATGTCAGTGATCTTTTAACTTCTGCTGGAATCAACATAGCTATATGTGTTGTGCTTCTGTCACTGTATTCCATATTGAGGAAACAACCAGGCAATGCGTGCGTGTATTTTACACGGCGGCTTGTTTCGGAACCGGTAAGGGGTACTGGTGATATTAGTTGCTTTGAAAGATTTGTGCCCTCTACAGGCTGGATTGCTAAAGCCTGGCAAGCAACCGATGAAGAAATATTGGCCGTCGGCGGTGTCGATGCTGTAGCTTTCATGAGAATTGTTGTTTTCAG TATTCGGGTATTCATCATTGCTGCTGTAATTTGCCTTTTTATAGTGCTTCCAGTAAATTATTATGGACAAGATATGCAGCACAAGGAAATCCATTCAGAATCACTTGAAGTATTTACAATTGGAAATGTAAAAGAAGATTCTAAATG GCTTTGGGTCCATTGTCTGGCATTATACCTCATATCCTGCTCAGCTTGTGTTCTACTTTACTCT GATTATAAAAGTATCACTAAAATGAGGTTAGCACATATTACTGGATCTCCTCCCAATCCAAGTCATTTCACAGTTCTAGTCCGTGGTGTCCCTTGGTCTCCGGATAATTCATACAGTAATTCAGTGGAACAGTTCTTTTCAACTTATTATCCAGAAAGCTATTTGTCCCATCAGATGGTATATGGATCTTGTACAGTTGATAAATTAATG AAGGATGCAGAGAGAATGTACAGAATGCTAAAATCCATTGACCCACGGTTTCTAGACAGGTCTTTGCCATATTGTATTCCTGGAGGAGCTGCACATCCCTTTATGGTGCTTAACCTTAGAGCAGACAGTGTTAGCAGTTCAACCAGTATGGATAGGCTGCAGTCAAGTcaaagaagaaag GAATGTCCAGCTGCTTTTGTTTTCTTCAGGACTCGCTATGCTGCTCTTGTTGCAGCACAAGTTCTTCAATCATCAAACCCCATGTTGTGGGTGACAGAACTTGCCCCTGAGCCACATGATGTTTATTGGTCAAACCTCTCCATACCGTACAAACAAGTTTGGCTTCGTAAAATAACAACTCTTATAGCTTCTGTTGTTTTTATGTTCCTGTTTCTTCTTCCTGTTACATTTGTGCAAGGCTTGACTCAACTAGAGCACTTAGACCAGCTATCACGTAGAGTTCCATTTCTTAAAGGAATTTTAAAACA GGAGTTTATACACCGGGTGGTAACAGGTTACTTACCAAGTGTTATTCTAATGTTATTTCTTTATGCTGTTCCACCAACCATGATGTTGTTTTCTGCAATGGAGGGGAATATTTCACGTAGTCAGAGGAAACGGAGTGCTTGCATCAAAGTTCTGTACTTCACAATTTGGAATGTTTTTTTTGTTAATGTCCTTTCTGGATCTATCATCAGGCAACTGACTGTTTTCTCAAGTTTTAAAGATGCACCTACACAACTTGCCAGAGCAGTGCCAACCCAG GCTACCTTCTTCACAACTTACGTATTATCATCAGGCTGGGCTAGCTTGTCCTGTGAAATAATGCAACCTTTCCCGCTTATTTGCAATTTTTTCAGAAAATTCATACTAAGAACCAAAGTAGAACCATCTAGTTGTGCTCTAACCTTCCCTCACCATACTGAAATTCCACGGCTGCTTCTGTTTGTACACATTGGCTTCACTTGTTCCATCATGGCACCCTTAATATTGCCCTTCTTGCTGGTTTTCTTCTTTCTCGCTTTCCTCGTCTATCGAAACCAG attcTCAATGTATACGTACGAAAATATGAAAGTGGGGGAGAATTCTGGCCTATTGTTCACAACTCAGCAATCTTCTCCCTATTGTTAACGCAAGTTATCGCCCTCGGGATCTTCGGCATAAAACGATCACCGGTTGCTTCTGGTTTCATCATTCCCCTAATATTACTCACTCTTCTCTTCAATGAGTACTGTAGGCAGAGATTTTCCCCTGTTTTCAAGAGGAGACCTGCACAAATTCTTATAGAGATGGATCAACAAGATGAGCAATTGGGAAGGAAAGAAGAGATTCGTAATCAAATACGCTCGGCATACTTCCAGAACCCGATAATCTCTCATCAAGTGTCCATTAATTCCAACTTACCGTTGTCTAGAAACACATCACACCACCAAGGAGACGAAGATAATTTGCATGGTCTCAAGTCGTTGAAACCATTCAG GAATTCAACACGTTCAATTAGATGA
- the LOC108486332 gene encoding uncharacterized protein LOC108486332 isoform X2, giving the protein MGGEGAERDKQWSSPTKDYKAKDDDPKLWGIFLFGLIGATATTFAVSQLRRSVDWIYTQLVRSKPSRGGGSSRTSFQEEAWRRYNRRMQEEHEEEMERVERIRRMQSVFNRERNKHKRSYETWKETGPGAYHQHFQRDDWYWKADASYRDQRTNYRPPQRERASYPLSHHYTVLGLDRARLKPYTEDEIKTAFRAKAKQFHPDQNQDNKVAEAKFKEVMMSYEAIKQERKNTRV; this is encoded by the exons ATGGGAGGCGAAGGAGCTGAAAGGGATAAACAATGGTCGTCTCCAACCAAGGATTATAAAGCCAAAGATGATGACCCCAAACTTTGGGGAATTTTCCTCTTTGGTTTAATTGGCGCCACTGCAACCACTTTCGCG GTTAGTCAGCTGAGGAGATCTGTTGATTGGATATATACTCAG TTAGTCAGGTCAAAACCATCACGAGGAGGAGGTTCTTCTCGAACATCCTTTCAAGAGGAAGCATGGAGAAGGTATAATCGCCGAATGCAAGAAGAGCACGAAGAAGAAATGGAAAGAGTG GAACGAATAAGGCGGATGCAAAGTGTGTTTAACAGGGAACGAAATAAACACAAAAGGAGCTATGAAACCTGGAAAGAAACTGGTCCCGGTGCTTACCATCAACACTTTCAACGAGATGATTGGTATTGGAAAGCAGATGCATCTTATAGAGATCAAAGAACTAATTACAGGCCACCTCAAAGAGAGCGAGCGAGCTATCCATTATCACATCATTACACGGTTTTAGGTCTTGACAG AGCCCGATTGAAACCATATACCGAAGATGAGATTAAG ACAGCATTCAGGGCCAAGGCGAAACAATTCCACCCAGATCAGAACCAGGATAATAAAG TTGCCGAGGCGAAATTTAAAGAGGTGATGATGTCATACGAGGCTATAAAGCAAGAAAGGAAGAACACGAGGGTATGA
- the LOC108486332 gene encoding uncharacterized protein LOC108486332 isoform X3, with protein sequence MGGEGAERDKQWSSPTKDYKAKDDDPKLWGIFLFGLIGATATTFALVRSKPSRGGGSSRTSFQEEAWRRYNRRMQEEHEEEMERVERIRRMQSVFNRERNKHKRSYETWKETGPGAYHQHFQRDDWYWKADASYRDQRTNYRPPQRERASYPLSHHYTVLGLDRARLKPYTEDEIKTAFRAKAKQFHPDQNQDNKEVAEAKFKEVMMSYEAIKQERKNTRV encoded by the exons ATGGGAGGCGAAGGAGCTGAAAGGGATAAACAATGGTCGTCTCCAACCAAGGATTATAAAGCCAAAGATGATGACCCCAAACTTTGGGGAATTTTCCTCTTTGGTTTAATTGGCGCCACTGCAACCACTTTCGCG TTAGTCAGGTCAAAACCATCACGAGGAGGAGGTTCTTCTCGAACATCCTTTCAAGAGGAAGCATGGAGAAGGTATAATCGCCGAATGCAAGAAGAGCACGAAGAAGAAATGGAAAGAGTG GAACGAATAAGGCGGATGCAAAGTGTGTTTAACAGGGAACGAAATAAACACAAAAGGAGCTATGAAACCTGGAAAGAAACTGGTCCCGGTGCTTACCATCAACACTTTCAACGAGATGATTGGTATTGGAAAGCAGATGCATCTTATAGAGATCAAAGAACTAATTACAGGCCACCTCAAAGAGAGCGAGCGAGCTATCCATTATCACATCATTACACGGTTTTAGGTCTTGACAG AGCCCGATTGAAACCATATACCGAAGATGAGATTAAG ACAGCATTCAGGGCCAAGGCGAAACAATTCCACCCAGATCAGAACCAGGATAATAAAG AAGTTGCCGAGGCGAAATTTAAAGAGGTGATGATGTCATACGAGGCTATAAAGCAAGAAAGGAAGAACACGAGGGTATGA
- the LOC108486331 gene encoding squalene monooxygenase SE1-like, protein MRKMADPYVLAWISVFVTTLLALCGVVLKRRKVIGISSARTESVTSVSAVDGECRSADGCDTDVIIVGAGVAGSALAHTLGKDGRGVHVIERDLSEPDRIVGELLQPGGYLKLIELGLEDCVEEIDAQQVFGYALFKDGKRTRLSYPLENFHSDVSGRSFHNGRFIQRMREKAASLPNVRLEQGVVTSLLEEKGTIRGVQYKTKDGRDLTAFAPLTIVCDGCFSNLRRSLCNPQVDVPSCFVGLVLENCHLPYANHGHVILADPSPILFYPISSTEIRCLVDVPGQKVPSIANGEMANYLKTVVAPQVPPEIYDSFVAAVDKGNIRTMPNRSMPASPYPTPGALLMGDAFNMRHPLTGGGMTVALSDIVVLRDLLKPLRDLNDAPTLCKYLESFYTLRKPVASTINTLAGALYKVFCASPDQARKEMRQACFDYLSLGGVFSTGPISLLSGLNPRPLSLVLHFFAVAIYGVGRLLLPFPSPKRIWIGARLISGASGIIFPIIKAEGVRQMFFPATVPAYYRRVPPAN, encoded by the exons ATGAGAAAAATGGCGGATCCTTACGTGTTGGCGTGGATCTCGGTTTTCGTAACGACGCTTCTTGCTTTGTGCGGTGTCGTTTTGAAGAGACGGAAAGTGATCGGGATCTCTTCCGCAAGGACTGAGTCGGTGACGAGCGTATCGGCTGTTGACGGAGAATGTAGATCCGCTGATGGTTGTGATACTGACGTCATCATTGTTGGAGCTGGTGTTGCTGGATCCGCACTCGCTCACACTCTTGGCAAG GATGGACGTGGAGTGCATGTGATTGAAAGAGATTTATCAGAGCCTGACCGTATTGTTGGGGAACTGCTACAACCAGGGGGCTATCTCAAGTTAATTGAGTTGGGACTTGAAG ATTGTGTGGAGGAAATTGATGCTCAGCAGGTATTTGGTTATGCGCTTTTCAAGGATGGGAAACGTACCCGACTTTCTTATCCCTTAGAAAATTTCCACTCAGATGTATCTGGCAGGAGCTTCCACAATGGACGTTTCATACAGAGGATGCGGGAGAAAGCAGCTTCTCTTCCCAA TGTACGTTTAGAGCAAGGTGTAGTTACTTCTCTACTTGAAGAAAAAGGGACTATCAGAGGAGTGCAGTATAAAACTAAAGATGGCCGTGACTTGACAGCATTTGCACCCCTAACCATTGTTTGTGATGGCTGTTTTTCAAACCTACGTCGCTCCCTTTGCAACCCTCAG GTAGATGTACCCTCGTGTTTTGTTGGATTAGTACTGGAGAATTGCCATCTTCCTTACGCAAATCACGGGCATGTTATACTAGCAGATCCTTCCCCCATTTTGTTCTATCCTATTAGCAGCACAGAGATTCGTTGTCTCGTTGATGTACCAGGTCAAAAGGTTCCTTCTATTGCCAATGGGGAGATGGCAAATTATTTGAAGACAGTTGTGGCTCCTCAG GTTCCACCGGAAATTTACGATTCATTTGTAGCAGCTGTTGATAAGGGAAATATTAGGACAATGCCAAACAGAAGCATGCCGGCTTCTCCTTATCCCACTCCTGGAGCCCTATTAATGGGAGATGCATTTAACATGCGCCATCCATTAACTGGCGGAGGAATGACTGTGGCTTTATCCGATATTGTTGTTCTTCGTGATCTACTGAAGCCTCTGCGTGACCTCAATGACGCACCAACACTCTGTAAATATCTAGAATCATTTTACACCTTGCGTAAG CCTGTGGCATCTACAATCAATACATTGGCAGGTGCATTGTACAAAGTGTTTTGCGCATCACCTGATCAAGCAAGGAAGGAAATGCGACAGGCTTGTTTCGATTATCTAAGCCTTGGAGGTGTATTCTCAACAGGTCCAATATCGTTGCTCTCAGGTTTAAACCCTCGCCCCTTGAGCTTGGTTCTGCATTTCTTTGCGGTGGCAATATACGGTGTTGGTCGTTTACTGTTGCCATTCCCTTCACCTAAACGAATTTGGATTGGAGCTCGACTCATCTCG gGAGCATCAGGAATCATATTCCCTATCATAAAGGCAGAGGGAGTTAGGCAAATGTTCTTCCCAGCGACAGTTCCTGCATATTACAGAAGAGTACCTCCTGCAAATTAA
- the LOC108486332 gene encoding uncharacterized protein LOC108486332 isoform X1, translating to MGGEGAERDKQWSSPTKDYKAKDDDPKLWGIFLFGLIGATATTFAVSQLRRSVDWIYTQLVRSKPSRGGGSSRTSFQEEAWRRYNRRMQEEHEEEMERVERIRRMQSVFNRERNKHKRSYETWKETGPGAYHQHFQRDDWYWKADASYRDQRTNYRPPQRERASYPLSHHYTVLGLDRARLKPYTEDEIKTAFRAKAKQFHPDQNQDNKEVAEAKFKEVMMSYEAIKQERKNTRV from the exons ATGGGAGGCGAAGGAGCTGAAAGGGATAAACAATGGTCGTCTCCAACCAAGGATTATAAAGCCAAAGATGATGACCCCAAACTTTGGGGAATTTTCCTCTTTGGTTTAATTGGCGCCACTGCAACCACTTTCGCG GTTAGTCAGCTGAGGAGATCTGTTGATTGGATATATACTCAG TTAGTCAGGTCAAAACCATCACGAGGAGGAGGTTCTTCTCGAACATCCTTTCAAGAGGAAGCATGGAGAAGGTATAATCGCCGAATGCAAGAAGAGCACGAAGAAGAAATGGAAAGAGTG GAACGAATAAGGCGGATGCAAAGTGTGTTTAACAGGGAACGAAATAAACACAAAAGGAGCTATGAAACCTGGAAAGAAACTGGTCCCGGTGCTTACCATCAACACTTTCAACGAGATGATTGGTATTGGAAAGCAGATGCATCTTATAGAGATCAAAGAACTAATTACAGGCCACCTCAAAGAGAGCGAGCGAGCTATCCATTATCACATCATTACACGGTTTTAGGTCTTGACAG AGCCCGATTGAAACCATATACCGAAGATGAGATTAAG ACAGCATTCAGGGCCAAGGCGAAACAATTCCACCCAGATCAGAACCAGGATAATAAAG AAGTTGCCGAGGCGAAATTTAAAGAGGTGATGATGTCATACGAGGCTATAAAGCAAGAAAGGAAGAACACGAGGGTATGA